The following is a genomic window from Prevotella sp. E13-17.
GTCGCAATATCAGTGGGAATTCAATTTAGTTCAGGAACGTTCGGTTAATGCTTTTTGTATGCCTGGAGGAAAGATTGTGGTGTATGAAGGACTTTTGCCCGTGACGCGCGACGAATCATCTCTGGCTGTTGTACTTGGTCACGAGATTGCACATGCTGTTGCCAAGCACTCGGCTGAACGACTGAGTAACGAGTATAAGAAACAATATGGCGTGTCGTTATTGGGTGTAGGTGCACAGATGGCAGGTGCCAGTGATGGCATGACCCAGTTGTTGGGGTTGGGCGCATCGTTGGGATCCTCATTGTGGACTTCAGGATTCTCGCGCAAGCAGGAGAGCGAGGCCGACCGCATGGGATTGGTCTTTGCTGCAATGGCGGGTTACGATCCACAGACAGCAGTTGCCTTCTGGCAGCGTATGGCTGCTCAGTCATCGGGGTCGGGGGGCTTATTTAGCGATCACCCTTCCGATGAGAAGCGTATTAAAGACATTCAGAAGTGGTTGCCCGAGGCCAAAAAGTATTATAGTTCGAGCACATCTGCGCCTAAAACGACAAAGACACTGCATATCTCCAGTAAAAAGTTGTCTAGGAAATAGTTAATGATCTTGGATGTTAAAGTGCCATTTTGCATCGTGCAAAGTGGCACTTTAATCATAGTAAAGTGGCATTTTGTGTTGAAAGCGTCACTTTGTGTAAGACGGGTTTCTTAAATAATCTTGCAAATCGATGGGTAGTTTCACGATTACGGAAGATTTTAGCTAATTTTGCATCAAGAACAATACAGATGATAATGAAACAGAAACTTTTATTCGTGGCTTTGTGTGTGGCACTTTCAGGCCATGCACAAACAAAAGATGGTGGCATCTCAGACAAGATGCTTAGAGAAATACAGAAAGAAAACAATCTCAGTGGCACTGAGCGTGCCTTGGTGAACGCCATCGCTGCCAATGCTATCGACAATCTGGCATTGAACCATCAGAATGCAAAAGCGTTGAATACACATTTTAGTGTAGAGACGAAGTCGCAATCAATCACTGACCAACAGCAATCTGGTCGTTGCTGGATGTTCAGCGGCATGAACGTGTTGCGCAATGATTTCAATCTGCGTACAGATTCGCTGACGGTGGAGTTCTCGCAGGCGTACCTGTTCTTTTGGGATCAGTTAGAGAAAGCCAACCTGATGTTGCAGGGCATTATAGATACCGCCGACAAACCTATTGACGATCAGCGTGTACAGTTCTTTTTCCACAATCCCATTGGCGACGGCGGCACATTCTGTGGTGTTGCCGACCTGGCAGACAAGTATGGATTGGTGCCTAAAGAGGTAATGCCAGAGTCTTTCTCCAGCGACAATACCTCGAAAGCTCGCCAGTTGGTGTCTTCTAAACTGCGTGAGTATGGTTTGCAGCTGCGTGATATGGTTCAGAAGGGAAAGAAAGGTGCCTCTTTGGATAAGGCAAAAACTCGCATGTTGGCACAAATCTACCGCATGTTGCAGTACACCATTGGTGAGCCTCCACAGACGTTTAGCTATGCTTTCTGCAACGAGAAAGGTATGACTGTAGGCGAAGCAAAGGAATACACGCCAATCTCCTTCTATCAAGAGGTGGTAGGTAAACCACTTAACGGAACCTTTATCATGGTGATGAACGACCCTCGTCGCGAGTATTACAAGACCTATGAGGTGGACTACGATCGCCATACCTACGATGGTCACAACTGGAAATATGTCAACCTGCCGATGGAAGACATCGAGCAGATGGCCATCAGCGCTCTAAAGGCAGGTCACAAGCTCTACAGTTCCTATGATGTGGGCAAGATGTTGGACCGCAAACGTGGCTATGCAGACACCGAGAATTTTGACTATGGCGCACTCTTTGGCACATCGTTCGCAATGAATAAGGCCGAACGCATCTCGACTTTCGATAGCGGTTCTACTCACGCCATGACCCTGACGGCAGTTGATCTTGACAAGAAAGGCAATGCCACCAAATGGAAGGTGGAGAACTCTTGGGGTGCTGCGTGGGGACAAAAGGGGTGTTTGATTATGACCGACCGTTGGTTCCGCGAATATATGTTCCGCCTTGTTGTGCCCAATGAGTTTGTACCTAAGAAGGTGATGCAAGCCTATCAGTCAGCTCCTGTGATGGTGATGCCCGAGGATCCTCTGTTCCAGATGGATGAGTAATCATGGGGCATTAATCCTCAACGAGGCACAATCTATGAGGAATCTCATTTCCCTCGCTTGTTTTCTGGAATCGCACATACGCCATGAGTACAGCGAAACTCATGGCGTATGTTGCTTAATGTGGTCACTTCTCGAGTGCATCAAACAACCGTTCGAGTGCCACATCAGCGTTTCCGTCGGCTTCGTTCAGCAGTGAGACAAACTTAGAGCCGATGATGGCCCCCGCAGCGTTGTCTTGTGCTGCCTTGAGTGTCTGCGCATTACTGATGCCAAAGCCTATCATGCGTGGATTACGTAGGTTCATAGCATTGATGCGACGGAAGTAAGCCTGCTTCTGTTCGTCGAAATTACTTTGTGTGCCGGTGATGGCTGCCGATGATACCATGTAGATAAACCCATCGGTATGTTCGTCAATAAAGCGGATACGTTCTTCGCTGGTCTCGGGTGTGATGAGCATGATGATGCGCAAGTCGTACTTGTCGGCAATCGGTTTGACGGTGTTCATATAGTCATCAAAGGGCAGGTCGGGGATGATTGCTCCGCTGACACCAGCCTCAACGCACGACTGACAGAAAGCCTCTATGCCATAATGCAGAATGGGATTGAGATAGCCCATCAGCACCAGCGGTATCTCTACTTGTCCTTTGATGCTCTTCAGCTGCGAGAAAAGCAATTTCAGACTCATACCATTCTTTAGCGCCTTGGTGGCTGCCCCTTGAATGACAGGACCGTCGGCCAATGGGTCGCTAAACGGAATGCCTACTTCAATCATGGCAATGCCGCGACGCTGCATGCTGAGAATGACTTCGGCAGTGTTATCGAGGGTAGGGCATCCTGCACAGAAATAGAGTGAAAGGAGCTTCTTGTCCTTGTTATTTTCAAAAAGATAGTTAATCTTGTTCATAGCGTTTGAATGAATTGTTTGAGTTGTTTGATATCTTTTAGTCCGGGAGTAGTCTCGAAACGCGAGTTGAGATCTATACCTGCGCATTTTGGATGATAGAAGTTTTTAACTTTTTCTGCATCATCAGGACCTATACCACCGCTGAGCAGAAAAGGCGTATGGCCATTGTAAGCTACCAGCACATCCCAGTCAAATTTCTCACCGTTGCCACCTACAGACTTGCCCTTTGTGTCGAAAAGGAATAACTTGACAAGGCCTTCGTAGTCTTTCGTTTGTGCAAAGTCGTCTGCGGAGGCAATGTTAAAGGCTTTGATGAGTGGCCATTCTCTCAGTTGACAGGCGTATTCAGGCGATTCAGTTCCATGCAGTTGTATGTAATCAAGACTGTATTCGACAGCAATCCTCTTGACCGTTTCAATGTCTTCATCAACAAAAACACCTACACGTTTGACCTTTGTTGGAAGATAGCTGGGTGGGGTGCTAACATACCTCTTTGACTTTGGCCAAAAGATGAAGCCCATCAAATCGATGCCCAAGGCCTCTGCCTGGCGGATATTTTCCGCCTCTCGCATTCCGCAAACCTTAATCATAGCATAGAAATAAATTCGTTGAGAGCCTCACCAGGGTTTGGGGTCTTCATGAAGTTTTCGCCAATCAAGAAGCCACGGAATCCTGCCGAACGAAGAAGCTTGACTGTATTTGTGTCTGAGATGCCACTTTCGCTGACTTTTACAGCGTCTTTTGGTAGTAGTTCAGCCAGTCGAAACGAATTCTCGACATCGGTGATAAACGACCCAAGGTTACGATTGTTGATGCCACAGACGTCGGGTTCCAGTTCGGCATACTCCAGTTCTGCTTCGGAGTGCATCTCCAGTAACACCTCTAAACCTAACGAATGTGCCTTGTCCAGTAGCTGTTTGCATTCTTGTTTCGTCAGACAGGCAGCAATCAGCAGCACGGCTGAGGCTCCGCAAAGGGCAGCAGCGTAGAGTTGAGCCTCGTCGATGACGAAGTTCTTATAGAGAATAGGCAACGTGACACCGCTTTGACGCGCCAGACGAATATACTCGTCCGATCCACCGAAGTAGTGCTCGTCTGTCAGTATTGAGAGCGCAGCAGCACCGTTCTGCTGATAGCTCAGCGGAATGATATCGGCACGTCCCTCTTGCTTTATCCATCCTTTTGAAGGTGACCGGCGTTTGAATTCGGCAATGATGCCCGTCTCGCTCTGAAGCAGCGCCTCTCGCAAAGAAGGCTTCTTTGCGCAAAGGCGTTCCAGCTCCAGATGTTTATGGGCAACGATTTCTTTTAGAATATCTTGCATCATGTTATTTCTTCGTTATTGTGTTGTCGCGATATCAACTGTTGTCTTGAGAATAGTTTAGCTATTCAACTCAACAAACTTCTTGAAGGTCTTCAGTGCATTACCACTGTCAATACTCTCGCGGGCTATCTCAATGCACTCCTCAATGCTCTTCTTGCCTTGTTCCAATACCTGGATACCAAAGGCAGCGTTAGCCAGTACGATAGTCTTCTGAGCTGGCAGTGCACGATTTTCAAGAACAGAGTCGAAGATAGCTGCAGCTTCTTCCTCGGTGGCACCACCTACTAATTCTTCGGGTTTTGCAATGTCGAAGCCCAAATCCTGTGGTTTAAAGATACGTTCGTATTCTTTTGTCGTCACTTTGAAGTCGCCTGTGAGTGATATCTCGTCGTAGCCATCAATAGAGTTGACGATACCATAGTCGATGCCTAACTTCTGATAAACGCTGTTGTAAAGGCGCATCTGATCAAGATTAGCCACGCCAAGCAATTGACACTTGGGTTGAGAGGGGTTGACGATGGGGCCCAACAGATTGAAAATGGTGGGGAATTGTAGAGCTTTACGGATAGGACCGACGAACTTCATTGCCTTTGCAAAGAGCTGCGCATGAAGGTAAACAATTCCGGCTTCGTTCAGCGAGCGGTTCAGTTTGTCGATGTCGTCGGTAAACTTAATGCCATGATGTTGAATCACATTGCTGGCTCCCGAAACCGATGTGGCAGCATAGTTACCGTGCTTGGCCACCTTATAACCGGCGCCTGCTATGACAAAGCAAGAGGTTGTAGAGATGTTGAACGTATTTTTGCGATCGCCGCCAGTTCCTACTACGTCAATATAGCGGTCAGCTTCGAGAATAGCCGGAACACCTGTTTCAAGAATACCATCGCGGAATCCCAACAGTTCATCGACCGTGACACCACGCATTTGCAAGCAGGTCAGCAGGGCAGTGATTTGTTCGTTGGGGTATTCACTCTGTGTAATACCAATCAGAATTGATTTCATCTCCTCACGAGTCAGTTCCTCGTGGTTCAGCAACCTAAAGAGGTAGCTTTTCATTGTCTGTTCCATCTTTTTTGTGTTTGTATGTTATAAGAATAAGAAGTTCTGTATCATTTTCTTTCCGTCGGGTGTCAGCACGCTCTCCGGGTGAAACTGAATGCCGCGGATGTTGAGTGTCTTGTGGCGCAGGGCCATGATCTGTCCTTCATCGCTGACGGCAGTCACTTCAAGACAACTGGGAAGGTCGGTCTTTGATACTACCCATGAATGGTAGCGGCCGATGGTGATGTCGCGCTCGATGCCACTGAAGATGGGGTCTTCAGCTATGATATGGCAGGGGGTCGCCACACCATGAAAGACATCCGAGAGATTCTCCAACTTGGCGCCAAAGACTTCGCCTATGGCTTGGTGACCCAAGCAAACACCCAGTATGGGCTTCTTGTCGGCATAGGTGCGAATGACGTCGAGCAATAGGCCTGCCTCTGAAGGAATGCCAGGTCCTGGCGAGAGCACAATCTTGCTGTATTGCTCCAGGTCTGCGAGTTCAAACTGGTCGTTGCGCAGCACAGTAACTTCTGCACCCAGTTCTTTAATCAGGTGACTCAGGTTGTATGTAAATGAGTCGTAATTATCTATAATGACGATTTTCATAATTCTGTAGCTTTAATGATAGCTCTTCGTAAAGCACCAAGTTTGTTGTTCACTTCTTGTAGTTCATATTCCTCGTCGCTCTTGGCCACAATGCCGCCACCAGCTTGGAACCACAGTTCACCGTTGCGGCTGACAAAGGTGCGGATGGTGATGGCCTGGTTCAGCGAACCGTCTAATCCAATCATTCCAATGCAGCCACCGTAGGCACCGCGATTGTGTGGCTCGTATTCTGAGATGAGTTGCATGGCGCGAACCTTGGGCGCTCCTGAGAGCGTACCAGCTGGGAATGTGTCGATGAAAGCCTTGATGGGGTCGGCATTATCGTCTAACTCACCACTGACGCGCGATACAAGATGGATGACGTGAGAATAATACTGCAGGTCTTTGTAGAAATCAACCTTCACGTTGTGACAGTTTCTCGAAAGGTCATTACGAGCCAAATCTACCAACATCACATGCTCGGCATTCTCTTTGGGGTCGTTGCGCAAATATTCGGCACCTCTGCGATCGGCCTCAGCATCGCCAGTTCGTTTGGTAGTACCGGCAATAGGGTCAATGTATGCCCTTGAGCCCTCTATGCGGCAATGGGTCTCAGGACTTGAACCGAAGATGCGGAAACCGCC
Proteins encoded in this region:
- the trpC gene encoding indole-3-glycerol phosphate synthase TrpC, with translation MQDILKEIVAHKHLELERLCAKKPSLREALLQSETGIIAEFKRRSPSKGWIKQEGRADIIPLSYQQNGAAALSILTDEHYFGGSDEYIRLARQSGVTLPILYKNFVIDEAQLYAAALCGASAVLLIAACLTKQECKQLLDKAHSLGLEVLLEMHSEAELEYAELEPDVCGINNRNLGSFITDVENSFRLAELLPKDAVKVSESGISDTNTVKLLRSAGFRGFLIGENFMKTPNPGEALNEFISML
- a CDS encoding M48 family metallopeptidase, whose amino-acid sequence is MKNIRIILLALVSSVLFGCGTTSTVPITGRKQNLLVNDQEVLTLSYQQYQQYMQSAKPSTNASNVAMVKRVGQNLANAVVKYLNAHGLGNEVSQYQWEFNLVQERSVNAFCMPGGKIVVYEGLLPVTRDESSLAVVLGHEIAHAVAKHSAERLSNEYKKQYGVSLLGVGAQMAGASDGMTQLLGLGASLGSSLWTSGFSRKQESEADRMGLVFAAMAGYDPQTAVAFWQRMAAQSSGSGGLFSDHPSDEKRIKDIQKWLPEAKKYYSSSTSAPKTTKTLHISSKKLSRK
- a CDS encoding aminopeptidase C — protein: MKQKLLFVALCVALSGHAQTKDGGISDKMLREIQKENNLSGTERALVNAIAANAIDNLALNHQNAKALNTHFSVETKSQSITDQQQSGRCWMFSGMNVLRNDFNLRTDSLTVEFSQAYLFFWDQLEKANLMLQGIIDTADKPIDDQRVQFFFHNPIGDGGTFCGVADLADKYGLVPKEVMPESFSSDNTSKARQLVSSKLREYGLQLRDMVQKGKKGASLDKAKTRMLAQIYRMLQYTIGEPPQTFSYAFCNEKGMTVGEAKEYTPISFYQEVVGKPLNGTFIMVMNDPRREYYKTYEVDYDRHTYDGHNWKYVNLPMEDIEQMAISALKAGHKLYSSYDVGKMLDRKRGYADTENFDYGALFGTSFAMNKAERISTFDSGSTHAMTLTAVDLDKKGNATKWKVENSWGAAWGQKGCLIMTDRWFREYMFRLVVPNEFVPKKVMQAYQSAPVMVMPEDPLFQMDE
- the trpD gene encoding anthranilate phosphoribosyltransferase, yielding MKSYLFRLLNHEELTREEMKSILIGITQSEYPNEQITALLTCLQMRGVTVDELLGFRDGILETGVPAILEADRYIDVVGTGGDRKNTFNISTTSCFVIAGAGYKVAKHGNYAATSVSGASNVIQHHGIKFTDDIDKLNRSLNEAGIVYLHAQLFAKAMKFVGPIRKALQFPTIFNLLGPIVNPSQPKCQLLGVANLDQMRLYNSVYQKLGIDYGIVNSIDGYDEISLTGDFKVTTKEYERIFKPQDLGFDIAKPEELVGGATEEEAAAIFDSVLENRALPAQKTIVLANAAFGIQVLEQGKKSIEECIEIARESIDSGNALKTFKKFVELNS
- the trpA gene encoding tryptophan synthase subunit alpha, encoding MNKINYLFENNKDKKLLSLYFCAGCPTLDNTAEVILSMQRRGIAMIEVGIPFSDPLADGPVIQGAATKALKNGMSLKLLFSQLKSIKGQVEIPLVLMGYLNPILHYGIEAFCQSCVEAGVSGAIIPDLPFDDYMNTVKPIADKYDLRIIMLITPETSEERIRFIDEHTDGFIYMVSSAAITGTQSNFDEQKQAYFRRINAMNLRNPRMIGFGISNAQTLKAAQDNAAGAIIGSKFVSLLNEADGNADVALERLFDALEK
- a CDS encoding phosphoribosylanthranilate isomerase, producing MIKVCGMREAENIRQAEALGIDLMGFIFWPKSKRYVSTPPSYLPTKVKRVGVFVDEDIETVKRIAVEYSLDYIQLHGTESPEYACQLREWPLIKAFNIASADDFAQTKDYEGLVKLFLFDTKGKSVGGNGEKFDWDVLVAYNGHTPFLLSGGIGPDDAEKVKNFYHPKCAGIDLNSRFETTPGLKDIKQLKQFIQTL
- a CDS encoding aminodeoxychorismate/anthranilate synthase component II, which produces MKIVIIDNYDSFTYNLSHLIKELGAEVTVLRNDQFELADLEQYSKIVLSPGPGIPSEAGLLLDVIRTYADKKPILGVCLGHQAIGEVFGAKLENLSDVFHGVATPCHIIAEDPIFSGIERDITIGRYHSWVVSKTDLPSCLEVTAVSDEGQIMALRHKTLNIRGIQFHPESVLTPDGKKMIQNFLFL